The genomic window TCCCGGCTCAGGACGTCGTCGAGGCCATCGGCGAGGCCGCCAACACCGGCGAGCCCGGCGACGGCAAGATCTTCGTGATGCCCGTCGAGGACGCCTACCAGGTCCGGACCGGAAAAACCGGACAGGACGCCGTCTAAGCTCGGGGCGCGCCGGTCGTCATACGCGCGTTCCGCCGAGACGCGTTCCGCGGGCACGCTCGTGCTCGCGCGACCCACGTTCCGCGGTGCCTCTGACAATCGGCAGTTCGGCGCCCGCTCCGAACCGGGCGCCACCGGTCGTCGATGACACACCGACGACCGACGGTCTGGTGGGGTCTCGCTGACGCTTCGATCGTGTCACGGGAGTGGCTGTAATACGTCTCCACCGCTCTTTTCGCCGTTCGATGGTCGCCCGACGCTCGAGTCGATAGCGCCGCGAGTCTCGATCGCCGACGCGACGGGTGCGACGAGCGAACCTGCCAGTACGCTTATTGAATCGGGCTCCAAGACGGGGACTGTATGAGTCAGCAACGCGACGGGTCGGAGTTGGTGTACGACGAAGCCGAGACGGCCGACCGTGGTCCGGACCGTTCGAATCGGACCGAATCGGCGAGCGAACTCTCGCTGCTCGAGGGCGAGGAGGTCCTCGTCGACGCGCAGCCGACGTGGTGGAACTGGATCGCCCACGCCGTCGTCGGCGGACTGGCCGGACTGGCCGGACTGGTCGCCCTCGCGGCCGGGAGCACAGCGGCGGCGGCGCTCGGATTCGTCACGGGGCTCGCGATCGGGGGCTATATCTGGTATCGACGGCACCGAGTCCGCTATCTCGTCACCGATCGACGAATCGTCGTGATCGCGGGGTTCACCGCCAGGACGACCACCGAGACGTGGATGGAAGACGTCCGCGGACTACGGACGAGTACGACCGCCTTCAGCCGCGGCCGAGGGTTCGGAACGATCACCGTCTCGCACGCGGTGATCCCGCAGGGGTTCAGCCGGACGAGCGCGCTGTCGCTGGCGGGCGTGCCGAACTACGACGACGTGGCGAACACGATCCGACGGCGCCAGTCCGAGCGGAAGGCCGGCGACTACTGACGCCGCTTCGGGACCGCCCTCGAGGAGACCTCGGTACTACTTTCCCGTCCCGTGGCCAAGGCTGAGATATGAACGACGACAACTCACGCGACCTGTACGACCGGGCCCTGTCGGTCATGCCCGGCGGAGTCAACTCGGCGGTTCGCGCGGCGATCGAACCGTATCCGTTCTTCGTCCAGAAGGGCGAGGGCGGCCACGTCATCGACGCCGACGGCAACCGCTACATCGACTGGGTGATGGGACTCGGACCGCTGCTGCTCGGTCACGACCTCCCCGAATCCGTGCAGGCGGGTATCCAGCGGAAGGCCAGCGAGGGCCCGATGTACGGCACGCCGACCGAGGTCGAGGTCGACCTCGCGGAGTTCGTCGTCCGTCACGTCCCCAGCGTCGAGAAGATCCGCTTCGTCAACTCGGGGACCGAGGCGACCACCTCCGCCGTCCGGCTCGCACGCGGCTACACCGGTCGGAACAAGATCGTCGTCATGCAGGGCGGCTACCACGGCGCCCAGGAGTCGACGCTGGTCGAGGGCGACGCCGAGAATCCGCGCCCCTCCTCGGCGGGGATCCCGCAGTCGTTCGCCGAGCATACCCTCCCCGTCCCGTTCAACGACGAGGACGCGGTCCGCGAGGTCTTCGAGGAACACGGCGACGACATCGCGGCGGTGCTCACCGAGCCCATCCTCGGCAACTACGGCATCGTCTACCCCGAAGAGGGCTACCACGAGTTCCTCCGCGAGATCACCGACGAGCACGGCTCGCTGCTGATCTTCGACGAGGTGATCACCGGCTTCCGCGTCGGCGGCCTCGGCTGCGCCCAGAGCGAGTTCGGCGTCACGCCGGACCTGACGACCTTCGGGAAGATCATCGGCGGCGGCTTCCCCGTGGGTGCCATCGGCGGCCGCGCCGAGATCGTCGAGAACTTCACGCCCTCGGGCGACGTCTTCCAGGCCGGCACCTTCTCCGGCCACCCCGTCACGATGGCCGCCGGCCTCGAGACCCTGCAGTTCGCCGCCGAGAACGACGTCTACGAGCACGTCAACGGCCTCGGCGACCGACTCCGGCGCGGGCTGACCGACATCGTCGCGGATCAGGCCCCCAGCTACACGGTCACCGGTACCGACAGCATGTTCAAGGTGATCTTCACGCGCGAGGGGCCGGGCCCCGACTCGCTCGAGGAGCAGTGTCCGGCCGGCTGCCGGCAGGATCCGACCTGTCCGCGCTACGACTACAGTCCCAAGAACGCCGGCGACGTGAAGAACGCCGAGACCGAGCGCTGGCGGCGCATCTTCTGGGGCCAGATGAAAGAGCAGGGCGTCTTCCTCTCGCAGAACCAGTTCGAGTGCCAGTTCGTCAGCTACGGCCACACCGAGACGGACGTCGAGGAGACCCTCGAGGCGTACAAGCACGCGCTGTGATCGAGACGGGACCGTGATTCGGCACTCCCTCGAGCGCGTCGGAACGCGAGGGAGACTACGATCGACCGAGCGGCAGCGACGCGGGAGGAGAACCGGCGGTCAGCGGCGTGAGGCCGACCGCCGACGGCGCCAGAACGACTCGCGCTCGGAATGAGGACACACGTCGACGAGATCGATTGGGCGCGGATCATCGAGCGGTTGCTGTACCTGTTTCCGCCGATAATCGGGGTCGGAATCGTCGGCGCCCTACAGGACGTGGGGCCGGGCGTTCCCGGCCTCCAGTTCGTATTGGTGCTCCTCAGCGGGTTCGGGTACACCGCCCTGACTGTTGGCGTCCTCGTCGCGATCCTCTTCGACGCGCGGCGGATCCGCCGGCGACCGCGGGCCAGCGGGAACTGGACGCCGAACCCGTGGCTCAACGCGGCCGTCGCGCTCGTCTCGGCCCCGGTCGCGGGCGTCGTCTATCTCGCGCGCCGCCACAGGCGGTTCGGCACGCCGTCGGACCGGTCGGGCTGGTGGGTCGTCGTGGCGGTCTCGCTCGCGACGACGCTGTTCGGGTTCGTCGCCGCGGCCGTCGCGATCGTCTTCACGATTCCGGGATTACTGGCGGCCAGCGTCGGTCTCGCGGGGACGATCGCCGTCGGCTCGTTCCCGGTGGCGATCCACCGGGACGCGGCCTACATCTGCACGCATACCCGCTCGTGGCGCCCCAATCCGGGGCTCTACCTCGGGATCGCCTTTCTGAGTCTGTCCGTTCCGCCGCTCCAGCCGATCGTGGCGGGCTACTACCTCGTGCGTCGACACGACGCGGTCGGTCGACCGTGACGGCCAGCGGACGCACTCGGCCCGTGTCGGACACGTGATCGATCGCGTCGCCTCGATACGCGGCCCGGTTCTCCGTCGCGAGCAACCGGTTCGCTCTCACGGCCGCGGCCGACCTCCGTCACGAACGCAGCCGCACCTCCGCTACGACGGCGACCTCGAGCGGGCGTTCGAGGACGCGGTCGACGGCGAGTCGGCCGCCGGAAGTTCGACCGTAAACGTGGTTCCGTCGGGTCCCGTCTCGGTCACTTCGACCGCGCCGTCGTATCTGGTGACGAGCTGGCGAACCAGATACAGACCGATCCCGTGGGAGCTTCCGTGGCTCTCGGTTCGGTCGAAGAGCGTCTCGAGCGTCGCGTCGTGAATGCCGGGGCCGTTATCCGCGATTTCGATCCGGACGGTTTCGGGGCCGGGATCGACCGTGATCGCGACGTGCGGTATCGCGGCGTCGTTGTGTTCGACCGCGTTCGAGAGGAGGTTCCCGAAGACGCGAGCGACCAACTGATCGGCTCGAACGGAGACGTTCGGGGGGATCGACGTCTCCACGTCGACGGGCTCCCACTTGTGCTCCAGTTTCCGCACTTCGTCGGTCAGGACTCGAGAGACGTCGACCGGCTCGAGTTCCCACTCGCCGTCGGTCGACTGTAACAGGATTCGCACGTCGTCGATCACCGTCGACATCTCCTCGGATTCGTCGATCACGACCTCGGCCCACCGGCGTTGCTGGTCGGTCGTCGCCGCTTCCTCGTAGAGCAGCGACGCGTACCCGTTGATGATCGTCGCGGTGTTCAACACCTCGTGGCGGAGGATGCCGTTGAGGTAGTCGAGATACTCCCGTTGCTCCGCTGCGTGTTCCGCCCGGAGCGAGGCCCGTTCGGCGGCCAGGGACCGTTCGATGGCTCGCCCCTCGAGACAGCCGACGAGCAATCCGATTCCGGCACCGAGCGCGACGGCCCACCGGCTCCACGAGACGACGTGAGCCCACGATTCGGTCGGCATCACGGCGATGAGAGCGAGATTGACGAGCAGGAAGCCCACCAGTCCGGCGAGCGACCAGCCGGCGACCCGCGGATAGCGAGACGGCGAGAGGTCACCGGTACGGAGCCAGTACCCGCCGAACGCGATTCCGGCGAGGAACGGGATCGTCGTGACGACGCCGACCAGAAAGACGCCTTCGAAGACGAACCGTGGCGCGAGCGCGAGGTACAGCGCGATCTCACCGAGTAGAACGAGCGTCAGGGCCACGCCGAAGCCGACCACGTACTGTGGGATGCGGTCGCGTGAGGCGAGATCGGTGTCCGCGAACCAGCGCATACAACGGTACTCAGTGTCGGTTCGGTTAGCAGTTTTGGCTCGGTCGACGGGACCCCGGTTCGAGAAGTGAGCGCTCGCGGACCGCAAAGAACCCCGATCGGGAGTCAGTCGTCGTCGCTGACCGGGTCGACGGGGTCGACGACGTCGTCATCGCCGAAGATCCGGTCGGCGATGACGTGGCGTTTGGTCTCCTCGGCGGTCGCCTTCCGCTGGAAGAGGAGTTTCGCGGCGACGTCCCAGGCGAAGACCATCGCGCCGGCGATCAGGAGGGTATCGCCGGGCATGCGCAGCCAGAACAGCGTCTGGATCAGCCCGCCGTTGTAGAACTCGAGGCTGCGCGAGGCGGCGTATCCCTCCGTGAAGGCGACCTCGAGCTGGAGGAAGCCCACGGGGAGCAGCGACATGAACAGCATCAGCGCGAGCCCGGCGTTGCACAGCCAGAACGACCAGCGCAGCCGCCGGTCGGACCAGTGCGTGTCGCGGGTGGTCACCCGGAGGATGTAGACGGCCATCCCCATCGCGAGGAAGCCGAAGGCGCCGAACATCGCGCCGTGGGCGTGAGCGACCGTGAGGTAGGTCCCGCTCTCGAAGTAGCTGATCACCGGGAGGTTGATGAAGAACCCGATGACGCCGGCCCCGAAGAAGTTCCAGACGCTCGAGGCGACGATGAAGTAGAAGGCCATCCGGTAGGGGAAGTCCTTCCCGGCGGCGTCCATCGCGCGGTACTGCCCCAGCGCCTCGTAGAGGATGAACAGCAGCGGGATGAACTCGAGCGTCGAGAAGACGCTCCCGATGGGGAGCCAGACTTCGGGGAGGCCGGCCCACCAGTAGTGGTGGGAGACGCCGATGATGCCGCTACCCATGACCAGCGCGGCCTGGAAGATGACGGCCTTCTCGGCCGATTTCTTGGTCAGGAGGTTCATCGAGACCAGCGTGAGGGCGATAACGACGAGGATGAAGAACTCGAAGACGCCCTCGACCCACATGTGGACGACCCACCAGCGCCAGAACTCCGTGATGACGAAGTTCGTCTTCGGCGTGTAGAGGAAGCCGGCCATGAACAGCAGGCCGATCGAGCCGCCCGCGTAGACGATCATGTGGGCCAGTCCGTAGCGAGGCTCGCGGTCCAGCAACGGCTTGAATCCGCGCGCCACGAGCGCGGTCCAGCCGAGGAAGCCGACCAGCAGGCCGGCCTGCCAGACGCGACCGATCTCGAGGTACTCCAGACCCTCGTTGCCCAGCAGCCACCACAGCTGGCCGTCGAAGAAGTTGTTGACGCCGAGCCAGATACCAGCGAGGCCGCCGACGGCGACGACCAGCAGCGCACCGATCAGGCCCTTGATGTACAGCGCCTGCTTGCGCGGTTCGCGGCCCGTCAGCAGCGGCGCGAGGAAGAGCCCGGCGCCGAGCCACATCGTGGCGATCCAGAGGATCCCCAGGTCGACGTGCCACGTGCGGGCGATCGTCCACGGGAGGTACTCGAGGATGTCGACCCCGAGGACCTCGTGGAGGCCGAAGAAGTCGTCGCGCTCGACGTAGTAGTGGGCGAGCAGCCCGCCCATGAACGTCTGGAAGACGAACAGCAGCGCACCGATGAGGACGAATCTGGTGCTCAGTAACTGACTCGGGGTGAGGTCGATCTCCTTGGGATGGGGGATCGAGACGCCCGCAGCCTCCGGTTCGGGGAGTTCGACGGCCTGGTAGAGCCAGATCGCGACGCCGGCGCCGGCGACCAGCAACACCATCGCGATGACGCTCCAGGTCATCACCGCGCCGCCGGCGTCGTTACCTGCGGCCGGCGAGTACGGGAAGTCGTTCGTGAAGGAGACGTCGCTACCGGGCCGATCGGTGTGGGAGATCCAGGCGGTCCACAGCGCGAAGTCAGCGAACTGCTCGGCCTCCTCCTCGGTCGGGATCAACCCTTCCTGGACCCCGCGCTCGCGGTCGCCCTCGTGATACGTCTCGACGTAGTCCTGACGCACCTGCTCGTGGGCGTACGCTTCGGCAGCGGAGTACTCGACCTCGTCGGGGTCGTAGCTGCTCGACTGCAGTTCCTCTCGGACCTGCGCGTCGATCGCGGCCTGTTCGGACGACTCGAGGTCCTCGTAGGCCGTATCGTGCTCTTCTTGCGCGTAGTAGTCGCGCATGTAGTCGGTCTTCAACTCGAGGGCGTCGGCCGTGTAGTCGACGTCGTAATAGCTACCGCGACCGAGCATCGAGCCCTGGTTCATCAACCCGTTCTCCTGGAAGACCATCTTCCCGGACTGGACGTCGTCGCTGGTCGCGACGGTCTCGCCGTCCGGGCCGACGATCGTCTCCGGGATCTCGGGTTCGTTCTCGTAAGACAGCCACGCCCCGCCGCCCATCACGACGAGGTTCGCGACGAAGATCACCGCGAGGAACGTGGCCAGTTGTTTTCTGGAGACTTGCATGACAAGCGGTGATCGGACCTCCACCCCCTCAAGTAGCGCTGCAATTCCTACGGAGTGGAAAAACGTGCGAACCAATTCGGGCGGGGAGTCAAGGGGGAACGATCGAAGGGTTCGCGCGCCGAAATCGAGCGCCGAACGGACTCAAAACGCGTGCGTCTCCGCGAACCGCCCGACGCCGCGAGGCTCGAGCGCGCCGCGCGAGGCGGTCGTCGACTGCAGGCTGTGGCTCTTTGCCGCCCATGCCGGTAGGAGCGCTCGATGAGCCACATCGACGACACCGCCGACGAGGTCAGATCGCTCGAAATAGGGGCCGTGAGCCGGCTGTTCGAGGAGACGACGTTCCCGATGACGACCGACGAGATTCTGGCGGAGTTCGCCGACGTCGAGATCAGCTACCCCCGCCGGTCGGAGCCGCTCCGAGAGATCCTCGAGACCTCGGGTCACGAGACCTACGAGAGCGCCGACGAACTCGAGCTGGCGATTCTGAACGGCGTCCGACGCGACGCAGTGGGACGGCCCCGCTACAGCGACCGCGGGGACAGCCCCCACGAGACCGACGAGCGGATGCGGATGCAGCAGTCGTTCTGACGGCCCGACGCGCGAAGCGAGCGAACGCGAGAGCCACCGAGAAATTCCCATGAGTCCCACAGCGACCACAGCACGCGACGCACTGACGGCCCAGCTCGAACGACTGTACGCCATCGAACGGGAGCTGCAGTCGGCCCTCGAGACGCTGTCGACCGACGTCTCGATCGATACGCTCGACGACATGCGCACCATGGAGTGTCGCGAACAGCTCCAGTACGTCATCGACCAGCACCGGGAGGAGACCGACGCCCACCTCGAGCGGATCGAGAACGCCTTCGACGCCCTCGGCGCCGAGCCCGACACGCGGCCCGTACCGGCGCTGGACGGCCTCGTCGCCGACAAGGAGGCGTTCAACAACGTCGTCCTGAACGACGGGCTCCGACCGCTGTTCTACGTCCAGACGACGCTCCAGCTCGAGGCCGTCGAGTGTACGGCCTACGAGACGACGATGGCGCTGGCCAGCGCGCTCGAGGACGGCGAGACGGAGTCCACGTCTCGAGCGGACGCCGAGGATGCGGACACTGACGAGATGACCGATGCGGGCGACGCGGTCGTCGACGCGCTCGAACGCAACTACGACGACGAGCGACGGATGCGGACGGACCTCGAGGCGGTCGCCGACGGCGAGGCCCTCGAGACGCTGCTGGCCGCGAGTCCGGTCGACGACGCGCCGCGAGAATCGCTCGATCGATCCCGGAGAGAGTCCCCCTGATAGCCACCGATGAACGTCGAAACGCTCGAGGACCTGTTCGGCTTGCAGCTCCAGCGCGCCTACTACGCCGAACGCACGCACGTCGAACTGCTCTCGGAGATGGCCGAGACGACCCCGACCGCCGACCTCCGCGACGTCCTCGCCGACCACCGCGCGGAGACCGATCGCCAGATCGACCGCCTCGAGGACGTCTTCGCGGCGCTCGGTCGACGCCCGCGGGCGAGTCGAACGCGAACGATCGACGGACTGATCGAGTCGTGGCGCGGGCACCGATCGGCGGCGGGCGACGAGCCCGCGATCCCGAGCGCCCTCGAGATCGCGCTCACCGCCGAACGGGTCGAGATCCGCGCGTACGAATCGCTGCTGACCCTCGCCGGACGGCTGGCCTACGCCGACGACGTCGTCGAACCGCTCGAGACGACGCTGGCCGAGGAGCGGGCGGCGGTCGAGGCGCTCGAGGAGGTCGAAACGGAGGTATCGATTCCGGAAACCGTCGCGGTCGAGGAGGGGTAACGCGATTCGTCCGCGCTGTCCGCGGCGGGAGCTACTCCGAACGGAACCGATCGTAGCGGGCGCGATAGCCCGCCAGCCGACCGACGGGAGCGGTGGCCGTCGCGAGCGCCCGCTGGAGCGCGAGCGGAGCGCGCGCGAGGGCGAACTCGTCGCGATACGCGTCGGCGATCACGGCGAGTTGCAGCGGTCCCGGCAGGCCCCAGGCGTTGGTCTTCCCCTCTCGAGCGAGGCCGAACAGCGTCTCGAAGAGCCGATGGGTCTCGAGGGCGGGCCGCAGTTCGATGGTCGTGCGGACCGGCTCGTCGCCGTCGTTCCAGATCGTGTGGTCGGAGCCGGCCGGCACCGCGAAGCGAGTCCCCGGCGTCGCCGTCCACTCGTCGCCCCCGATTCGGACGCCGAGTCGGCCCGCCTCGACCGCGATCCGTTCGTCCTGCCCGGGGTGGACGTGGTCGACCTTGCCGACGGCGAACCCGTCGGGCTCGAGCGCGTACTCGAATCGCAGTCCCGCCGCCGTTCGCTCTCGAAACGCGATCCGTTCGCCGGTGACCGGGTTCGAGATGGCGGCCGTCGTCGATAGCGAAGTCACGGTCGGGCTTCACCGGTTCGAGGGAAAGCGCTTGTCGACGGACAAGAGAGTGTCAGCACCGCCGATACGAACCCGTACGCCGATGCAGCGTGGTCGAATACGACGGAAGCGCCGGCAGGCGGCTGCAGGCACCGTCGCTTCAACGAACCGCGTGAAAGGGACCGTATCGAACCGCGACGGCGGCGTCGGCCCCACCGACGAGCGCGCCGTCGTCGAACCGATCGGTAGCGCGGCGGCGAGAACCGCTCCGTCGGCTCGGCCGACGGGCCACCGACAGCGACCGCTGCGACGCCGGACGGCTGAACTCCCTTTCGAGTATGAACACGAGCATCGAAGTCGAGTACTGGGTCGTCGACACCGACGGCGAACTCACCGAACCGGGCGCGCTCGCGGACGTCTCCGAGCGGACCGAACGGGAGTTCGTCGAGCCGCTGTTCGAGGTGAAGACGCCTCCCTGCGAGACGATCGACGAGCTGCGGGCGACCTTCGCCGAGCAACTCGACGAGGTCCTCTCGACGGCGACGGCCGAGGAGAAGCGACTCGTCCCGCTGGGGACGCCGATCAACTGCGGCGCGATCGATCGCCGGCCCGACGAGCGCGGGCGCATCCAGAAGGAGGTCATCGGCGACGACTTCGCGTACGCGAAGTACTGCGCCGGAACCCACATCCACGTCGAGAAGCGAAACGTCACCGATCAGCTCAACACGCTGATCGCCCTCGACGCGGCGCTGGCGCTGGTCAACTCCTCGCCGTATCTGGACGGCGAGCGGGTGGCCAACAGCGCCCGCGCCCACTGTTACCGAAAGAAGTGCTACGGCGACCTCCCGAAACACGGCCAGCTCTGGCACTACGTCGACACCGTCGGCGAGTGGCGCCGCCGACTCGAGGACCGCTACGAGGAGTTCAAACGAGCCGCCCTCGAGGAAGGGATCGACGAGGCGGCGGTCGAGAACAACTTCTCGACCGACGACGTCGTCTGGACGCCGATCAGGCTGCGCGACGAGATGCCGACGGTGGAGTGGCGCTCGCCCGACGCGGCCCTGCCGAGCCAGTTGCTCCGACTGGCCGACGACCTCGAGGCGGTGATGGAGCGCGTCCACCACACGAACGTCGAGGTCGAGTCCGTGAGCGACAGCCGCCACGCCGGCCACGTCACGGACGACGGCATCAGGCTTCCCGCGTTCGAGACGGCCTGCGACTTCGCCGAATCGGCGATCGACGACGGCCTCGAGTCGGCCGACGTCGTCGGCTACCTCGACCGGATGGGGTTTTCCGTCGACGACTACCACCCGATCGCCACGCGGATCGACGGCCGCCAGTACGTGACGCGAAGCGACGCGCGGGACCTCCGACTGGAGTACGCGAACCGACTCGAGGAGGACGTCGACGAACTGGTCGAGCGAGTCGGCGTCTGACCGTTCGTCGGCATCGAGAGAAACAGCTTATAACAGTAGTCGG from Haloterrigena sp. KLK7 includes these protein-coding regions:
- a CDS encoding PH domain-containing protein; protein product: MSQQRDGSELVYDEAETADRGPDRSNRTESASELSLLEGEEVLVDAQPTWWNWIAHAVVGGLAGLAGLVALAAGSTAAAALGFVTGLAIGGYIWYRRHRVRYLVTDRRIVVIAGFTARTTTETWMEDVRGLRTSTTAFSRGRGFGTITVSHAVIPQGFSRTSALSLAGVPNYDDVANTIRRRQSERKAGDY
- a CDS encoding glutamate-1-semialdehyde 2,1-aminomutase, whose amino-acid sequence is MNDDNSRDLYDRALSVMPGGVNSAVRAAIEPYPFFVQKGEGGHVIDADGNRYIDWVMGLGPLLLGHDLPESVQAGIQRKASEGPMYGTPTEVEVDLAEFVVRHVPSVEKIRFVNSGTEATTSAVRLARGYTGRNKIVVMQGGYHGAQESTLVEGDAENPRPSSAGIPQSFAEHTLPVPFNDEDAVREVFEEHGDDIAAVLTEPILGNYGIVYPEEGYHEFLREITDEHGSLLIFDEVITGFRVGGLGCAQSEFGVTPDLTTFGKIIGGGFPVGAIGGRAEIVENFTPSGDVFQAGTFSGHPVTMAAGLETLQFAAENDVYEHVNGLGDRLRRGLTDIVADQAPSYTVTGTDSMFKVIFTREGPGPDSLEEQCPAGCRQDPTCPRYDYSPKNAGDVKNAETERWRRIFWGQMKEQGVFLSQNQFECQFVSYGHTETDVEETLEAYKHAL
- a CDS encoding HAMP domain-containing sensor histidine kinase; translated protein: MRWFADTDLASRDRIPQYVVGFGVALTLVLLGEIALYLALAPRFVFEGVFLVGVVTTIPFLAGIAFGGYWLRTGDLSPSRYPRVAGWSLAGLVGFLLVNLALIAVMPTESWAHVVSWSRWAVALGAGIGLLVGCLEGRAIERSLAAERASLRAEHAAEQREYLDYLNGILRHEVLNTATIINGYASLLYEEAATTDQQRRWAEVVIDESEEMSTVIDDVRILLQSTDGEWELEPVDVSRVLTDEVRKLEHKWEPVDVETSIPPNVSVRADQLVARVFGNLLSNAVEHNDAAIPHVAITVDPGPETVRIEIADNGPGIHDATLETLFDRTESHGSSHGIGLYLVRQLVTRYDGAVEVTETGPDGTTFTVELPAADSPSTASSNARSRSPS
- a CDS encoding cbb3-type cytochrome c oxidase subunit I, producing MQVSRKQLATFLAVIFVANLVVMGGGAWLSYENEPEIPETIVGPDGETVATSDDVQSGKMVFQENGLMNQGSMLGRGSYYDVDYTADALELKTDYMRDYYAQEEHDTAYEDLESSEQAAIDAQVREELQSSSYDPDEVEYSAAEAYAHEQVRQDYVETYHEGDRERGVQEGLIPTEEEAEQFADFALWTAWISHTDRPGSDVSFTNDFPYSPAAGNDAGGAVMTWSVIAMVLLVAGAGVAIWLYQAVELPEPEAAGVSIPHPKEIDLTPSQLLSTRFVLIGALLFVFQTFMGGLLAHYYVERDDFFGLHEVLGVDILEYLPWTIARTWHVDLGILWIATMWLGAGLFLAPLLTGREPRKQALYIKGLIGALLVVAVGGLAGIWLGVNNFFDGQLWWLLGNEGLEYLEIGRVWQAGLLVGFLGWTALVARGFKPLLDREPRYGLAHMIVYAGGSIGLLFMAGFLYTPKTNFVITEFWRWWVVHMWVEGVFEFFILVVIALTLVSMNLLTKKSAEKAVIFQAALVMGSGIIGVSHHYWWAGLPEVWLPIGSVFSTLEFIPLLFILYEALGQYRAMDAAGKDFPYRMAFYFIVASSVWNFFGAGVIGFFINLPVISYFESGTYLTVAHAHGAMFGAFGFLAMGMAVYILRVTTRDTHWSDRRLRWSFWLCNAGLALMLFMSLLPVGFLQLEVAFTEGYAASRSLEFYNGGLIQTLFWLRMPGDTLLIAGAMVFAWDVAAKLLFQRKATAEETKRHVIADRIFGDDDVVDPVDPVSDDD
- a CDS encoding DUF892 family protein is translated as MSPTATTARDALTAQLERLYAIERELQSALETLSTDVSIDTLDDMRTMECREQLQYVIDQHREETDAHLERIENAFDALGAEPDTRPVPALDGLVADKEAFNNVVLNDGLRPLFYVQTTLQLEAVECTAYETTMALASALEDGETESTSRADAEDADTDEMTDAGDAVVDALERNYDDERRMRTDLEAVADGEALETLLAASPVDDAPRESLDRSRRESP
- a CDS encoding DUF892 family protein encodes the protein MNVETLEDLFGLQLQRAYYAERTHVELLSEMAETTPTADLRDVLADHRAETDRQIDRLEDVFAALGRRPRASRTRTIDGLIESWRGHRSAAGDEPAIPSALEIALTAERVEIRAYESLLTLAGRLAYADDVVEPLETTLAEERAAVEALEEVETEVSIPETVAVEEG
- a CDS encoding cupin domain-containing protein, producing the protein MTSLSTTAAISNPVTGERIAFRERTAAGLRFEYALEPDGFAVGKVDHVHPGQDERIAVEAGRLGVRIGGDEWTATPGTRFAVPAGSDHTIWNDGDEPVRTTIELRPALETHRLFETLFGLAREGKTNAWGLPGPLQLAVIADAYRDEFALARAPLALQRALATATAPVGRLAGYRARYDRFRSE
- a CDS encoding glutamate-cysteine ligase family protein, producing the protein MNTSIEVEYWVVDTDGELTEPGALADVSERTEREFVEPLFEVKTPPCETIDELRATFAEQLDEVLSTATAEEKRLVPLGTPINCGAIDRRPDERGRIQKEVIGDDFAYAKYCAGTHIHVEKRNVTDQLNTLIALDAALALVNSSPYLDGERVANSARAHCYRKKCYGDLPKHGQLWHYVDTVGEWRRRLEDRYEEFKRAALEEGIDEAAVENNFSTDDVVWTPIRLRDEMPTVEWRSPDAALPSQLLRLADDLEAVMERVHHTNVEVESVSDSRHAGHVTDDGIRLPAFETACDFAESAIDDGLESADVVGYLDRMGFSVDDYHPIATRIDGRQYVTRSDARDLRLEYANRLEEDVDELVERVGV